The Odocoileus virginianus isolate 20LAN1187 ecotype Illinois unplaced genomic scaffold, Ovbor_1.2 Unplaced_Contig_3, whole genome shotgun sequence genome includes a window with the following:
- the DNAJB8 gene encoding dnaJ homolog subfamily B member 8, which produces MANYYEVLGVQASASPEDIKKAYRKLALRWHPDKNPDNKEEAEKKFKQVSEAYEVLSDSKKRSLYDHAGCDGWRPGGAGCPRGGPFGGGGYTFRNPEDIFREFFGGLDPFSFDFWDAPFGSERGARGHRLGGAFSAGFGEFPAFMEAFSAFDSLGRGGAGRTTFSSTSFGGSGSGGSGFKSVMSFTEIVNGHKVTTKRIVENRQERVEVEEDGQLKSVTINGKTQLKRVDSK; this is translated from the coding sequence ATGGCTAACTACTACGAAGTGCTGGGGGTGCAGGCCAGCGCCTCCCCGGAGGACATCAAGAAGGCCTACCGCAAGCTGGCCCTGCGCTGGCACCCCGACAAGAACCCCGACAACAAGGAGGAGGCCGAGAAGAAGTTCAAGCAGGTGTCCGAGGCCTACGAGGTTCTGTCCGACTCCAAGAAGCGCTCGTTGTATGACCACGCGGGCTGCGACGGCTGGCGGCCGGGCGGGGCCGGCTGCCCGCGCGGCGGCCCCTTCGGCGGCGGCGGCTACACCTTCCGCAATCCGGAGGACATCTTCCGCGAGTTCTTCGGCGGCCTGGACCCGTTCTCCTTCGACTTCTGGGACGCGCCCTTCGGCAGCGAGCGCGGGGCCCGGGGCCACCGGCTTGGCGGGGCCTTCTCTGCCGGCTTCGGCGAGTTCCCCGCCTTCATGGAGGCCTTCTCGGCCTTTGACAGCCTGGGCCGCGGGGGCGCCGGCCGGACCACCTTCTCGTCCACGTCCTTCGGCGGCTCCGGCTCGGGCGGCTCCGGCTTCAAATCGGTGATGTCGTTCACCGAGATTGTCAACGGCCACAAGGTCACCACCAAGCGCATCGTGGAGAACAGGCAGGAGCGCgtggaggtggaggaggacgGGCAGCTCAAGTCGGTGACCATCAACGGCAAGACGCAGCTCAAACGCGTGGACAGCAAGTAG
- the LOC139033805 gene encoding collagen, type I, alpha 1b-like, with amino-acid sequence MAGRAQLWRLAVTPTGPQLTRLPRGPGALLSALDLRPTALVVCEDLANVPSSSPSEPNRSAPRPPPAWLSAWSPGEGARQPSGGRTHSAACSAAKGTTAHATDGAWARRRRHGHRHGTPETTHDPLGAESHRGLAQQAAGARVRSRTSFWVSPSLPPIAKAPRAFCPAAPRGSLTHEPSQPSGQVPRPLATTGRPPVVAREHVVGTPPSSPLPSKRGQAIPRGPEAPGSTQETSVLLLVKGINEAKGLRQWPMAAGASQGDEGTRAARQRRVGRERRRVQQDSGLHLAESLRSDSRCPQGYCPGDRRDADETASPWPVLGPLTGALGSCGPAVVEGAELEAMGPSVSLRGTRSGSWPGPGWCAWRGWWRPGAPRGPLSCRLKGGPGSRLSPAPRVASGAANVHTRACGRLRLAAPVQAWPLALLQVLPAQAWTGPWAEAGVGVLGGRLEASGKLGPQGLPGAPGKPGSCVWLVQPHLPRPLEAAPRGLRGCGRGWGAGALLGGGCGKLGAGLSLWVPPGDQVGDLVITERGDSVEQHPVGARPLTCRPWGLGAQGRPARRVRHTAGPGDKLAWKRAVALCVPDLTSASSPHSHDLTGRAPGRGTPRHGPLGTRQPAGAGHPAGGGGCRCHWLPQGPLFLRRRRSEGAQSHGRRALPARAHTGCPPPGARPSAVLPFRRLCPADAAGALRFRLMPGLIASPPGPRATRAGTLLRSCTPWPGAPAPCLSIPARVHLPPGAAAPLESTRLGATGPLPEVTPGDPVLGRRVQASVGAEWEQGLESGRSGGVGGGPQGLLNWDVGAGSGLSLPARPSATILDADLLLARPRAWVRQAHGTLSSQGPGSGLTRP; translated from the exons ATGGCAGGGAGGGCCCAGCTCTGGCGCCTGGCTGTGACCCCCACGGGCCCTCAGCT GACGCGCCTGCCCCGAGGGCCCGGGGCCTTGCTCAGTGCCCTGGACCTCAGGCCGACGGCTCTTGTGGTTTGCGAGGACCTTGCCAACGTCCCCTCCTCGTCACCTTCGGAGCCCAACAGGAGCGCCCCCCGGCCTCCCCCAGCCTGGCTCAGCGCCTGGTCCCCCGGGGAAGGAGCAAGACAGCCGT CTGGAGGACGCACGCACAGTGCAGCCTGCTCAGCGGCCAAGGGAACCACGGCCCACGCTACGGATGGTGCTTGGGCCCGGAGGAGGCGGCACGGCCACAGGCACGGGACCCCCGAGACGACGCACGACC CCCTGGGAGCCGAGAGCCACCGCGGGCTGGCGCAGCAGGCGGCTGGGGCCCGGGTCAGGTCGCGCACGAGTTTCTGGGTGTCCCCGTCCCTGCCCCCCATTGCCAAGGCTCCGCGCGCATTCTGTCCCGCAGCCCCCAGGG GGAGCCTCACCCACGAGCCGTCACAGCCATCCGGCCAGGTCCCCCGGCCCCTGGCGACCACAGG GAGACCCCCGGTGGTGGCCAGGGAGCACGTGGTGGGCACCCCGCCATCCTCACCACTCCCCAGCAAG AGGGGGCAGGCCATTCCAAGAGGCCCCGAGGCCCCGGGCAGCACGCAGGAGACCTCGGTCCTGTTACTGGTCAAAGGAATCAATGAGGCAAAGGGCCTCAGGCAGTGGCCGATGGCAGCCGGGGCGTCTCAGGGGGATGAGGGCACG CGGGCCGCCAGGCAGCGCAGGGTGGGCAGGGAACGGAGGCGAGTGCAGCAGGACTCAGGGCTGCACCTGGCCGAGAGCCTGAGGTCAGATTCTCGGTGCCCCCAGGGGTACTGCCCAGGGGACCGCAGAGACGCGGACGAGACTGCCAGCCCCTGGCCTGTGCTGGGGCCGCTCACAGGGGCCCTGGGGTCATGCGGCCCAGCTGTGG TGGAGGGCGCAGAGCTGGAGGCCATGGGACCCAGCGTGTCTCTCCGGGGCACCCGGTCTGGGTCCTGGCCTGGGCCTGGCTGGTGCGCCTGGCGAGGCTGGTGGAGGCCCGGAG CGCCCCGGGGACCTCTGAGCTGCCGCCTCAAGGGTGGGCCTGGGTCCCGGCTCAGCCCTGCCCCCAGGGTGGCCTCGGGAGCCGCCAACGTCCACACTCGTGCCTGCGGGCGCCTCAGGCTGGCCGCCCCTGTCCAGGCCTGGCCCCTGGCTTTGCT ACAGGTCCTGCCTGCACAGGCCTGGACGGGACCCTGGGCTGAAGCGGGGGTCGGCGTGCTCGGGGGCCGGCTGGAGGCCTCGGGGAAGCTGGGCCCCCAGGGCCTGCCTGGGGCTCCAGGGAAGCCCGGGTCCTGTGTCTGGCTggtccagccccacctcccccgGCCCCTCGAGGCTGCACCCCGTGGGCTCAGAGGCTGCGGCCGTGGCTGGGGGGCGGGTGCCTTGCTGGGTGGTGGCTGTGGGAAGCTGGGGGCCGGGCTGAGTCTGTGGGTGCCCCCGGGGGATCAGGTGGGAG ACCTGGTGATAACGGAGCGGGGGGACAGCGTTGAGCAACACCCCGTGGGCGCACGACCTCTAACCTGCcggccctgggggctgggggcacaggGCCGTCCCGCCCGCCGAGTCCGGCACACGGCAG GCCCCGGGGACAAGCTGGCCTGGAAACGCGCTGTTGCCCTGTGCGTACCGGACCTGACATCCGCCTCGTCACCCCACTCCCACGACTTGACGGGCAGGGCCCCCGGACGGGGCACCCCCAGACATGGGCCCCTGGGCACGCGCCAGCCGGCAGGGGCCG GGCACCCGGCAGGTGGCGGTGGGTGCAGATGCCACTGGCTGCCGCAGGGCCCTCTCTTCCTGAGACGCAGAAGGTCTGAGGGTGCCCAGAGCCATGGGAGGCGGGCACTGCCCGCGAGAGCACACACAGGGTGCCCGCCCCCGGGTGCCCGCCCGTCTGCCGTGCTCCCCTTTCGAAGGCTGTGCCCGGCTGATGCGGCTGGGGCGCTCAGGTTTCGACTGATGCCAGGGCTGATAGCATCTCCTCCCGGGCCGAGGGCCACACGGGCAGGCACACTGCTCCGGAGCTGCACGCCGTGGCCGGGGGCCCCCGCCCCGTGCCTCAGCATCCCCGCCCGAGTCCACCTCCCACCTGGGGCCGCTGCTCCCCtggagagcaccaggctgggggcCACGGGGCCTCTGCCGGAAGTCACCCCTGGGGACCCTGTCCTGGGGAGACGCGTGCAGGCATCAGTGGGGGCTGAATGGGAGCAGGGCCTGGAGTCTGGCCGGAGCGGGGGAGTCGGTGGCGGTCCACAGGGGCTTCTCAACTGGGACGTGGGGGCCGGGTCTGGACTCTCCCTGCCCGCCCGGCCCTCCGCTACCATCCTGGACGCTGACCTCCTGCTGGCACGGCCACGTGCATGGGTCCGGCAGGCCCACGGCACCCTGTCCTCCCAGGGCCCTGGCTCAGGGCTGACCAGGCCCTAG